The Lathyrus oleraceus cultivar Zhongwan6 chromosome 5, CAAS_Psat_ZW6_1.0, whole genome shotgun sequence genome includes the window GGAAATGCGTCAGGATAATCTGAGAGTTGTCGTTGCCAATCCTCCTATTGTGACAAGACTAGTGAATCCCCCAGAAGGAGCTGGTACACCTGTCATAACTCAACCACCTCCCGAGAGAGTCCCAGTGTATCAAAATGCTGCTCAGACATTCAACATCCATATCAATGGGAGAGCTCAACCTGAGATGGACGATCATCAAGATGCCTTCTTCACTACAAGGGCTGATTTGATATATGATGCTTTCGGTCCTTCTCCGGCTGACTTCGAACGAAGATTTCATATGATGGAGGACGAAATAAAGGCAATAGAAGGTCCCGATACCTTTGGGTTAGATGCTGCCAACATGTGCCTAGTGCAAGGTGTGAAAATTCCTCCGAAGTTCAAGGTTCCAAACTTTGAAAAGTATCAAGGGATCACCTTCCCGAAGACCCACATCCGAGCGTTTTGCAGAAAGATGGCTGCTTATTCTGATGATGAAAAACTCTTAATGCACTTTTTCCAGGACAGTTTTAGTGGGGCTTCTCTAGAATGGTATATGCAGCTTGAGCACACGCATATACGAACCCGGAGGGAACTTGTT containing:
- the LOC127081144 gene encoding uncharacterized protein LOC127081144, with product MDQLEHNQVVMREDMTAVKAQMGQLVKAIQALARGQEEMRQDNLRVVVANPPIVTRLVNPPEGAGTPVITQPPPERVPVYQNAAQTFNIHINGRAQPEMDDHQDAFFTTRADLIYDAFGPSPADFERRFHMMEDEIKAIEGPDTFGLDAANMCLVQGVKIPPKFKVPNFEKYQGITFPKTHIRAFCRKMAAYSDDEKLLMHFFQDSFSGASLEWYMQLEHTHIRTRRELVEAFLKHYQYNSDMAPNRTQLQSLVQKPDESFKEYAQHWRDLTVRV